Within the Butyrivibrio sp. AE3004 genome, the region AAGAGAAGAATAAGGTTATGCTGGAAGGCACTCCGGAAGAAATAGAGAATCAGGGATTTCGTCCTTGCCAGAGGTGCCATCCTAAAGAGTAAATACATACAAGGCGTCAATGATCCTCAGAATAATTGAAGATTATTGGCGCTTTATTACGTTTTATTTTATGAAAACAGTGTAAAAATATGCAGAATAAGTGTGTTTTGCGGCCCAATATTATTTGAGTGATATAAGTGTGATAAAGACGTTGTTAATATATCACCATGAGCAAAACAATTAAGGAACAGAAAAAAAGAATACCGGCTGGACATTTGTTGGACAGGCAGTATTAAGATTATTACATTGTAGATAGATTTCTTAACGGAGGTTGAAGATTATGAGGAATATATTTGAGAGTATCATGGAAGAATTTGGTTTCATAAATACTTCATTATATCACAAGCCTTTTGGAAGACTGGATGCATCAGACTATAGCAGAATCGAGGCAGAGCTTATCAGATTTGCTGATAATGTAGCTGCAAATTGATGCGGAAGGATAATTTAAGAATGGGAAAATCAGTGTAGAACAGGCCAAAATCAGTGATGATGAGGTCTGTTCTTTTGATTATATTTATTCTTTTTCAGATAAATCATTATCACAACATACACGAGGATAGCGAAAGAAGCTCCGGCTATAAGAACTGCATAGTTCTGTTCAAGAATCATTGCTCCGCCAAAGGTATATATAAATATATGCGGAAACCTGCAGATGAATGTCAAAATGATCCAGGTTATCAATTTTTCTTTAGTATGATAGCCTACCCACGCATATGTATCCTTTGGGAGTGGGAGCAGCATGAACAGCATGTGTATTAGAATCGGATTTTTGCCGCTTATATGATTTTCGACTTTACTTATCTTATCTTCTGAAAAAAGAAAGTAGAGCAGCTTTGTGCCAAATGTTTTGCCAAGGATAAATGCTATTGTATTTCCTATTGTTGCTCCGAGATCGCAAATAAGAGCACCTTTGAAACCACCTAGGATAAGTCCGGAAGAAATGTAGAAAGGGGTGCCGGGAATGCAGGTTGAGAGTGTCTGTATTATTATCAGAAGACAGAACATTACCCAGCCAAGGAAACCTCT harbors:
- a CDS encoding TVP38/TMEM64 family protein, translating into MSKTVIKKIAIVMFIILFLVAVYFCIGQPIIAFVNDRDSFAEFIESRGFLGWVMFCLLIIIQTLSTCIPGTPFYISSGLILGGFKGALICDLGATIGNTIAFILGKTFGTKLLYFLFSEDKISKVENHISGKNPILIHMLFMLLPLPKDTYAWVGYHTKEKLITWIILTFICRFPHIFIYTFGGAMILEQNYAVLIAGASFAILVYVVIMIYLKKNKYNQKNRPHHH